In Oreochromis niloticus isolate F11D_XX linkage group LG5, O_niloticus_UMD_NMBU, whole genome shotgun sequence, a single window of DNA contains:
- the ppcs gene encoding phosphopantothenate--cysteine ligase: MAEPRISSIDGKLAEEFAVPSHVEEVKEKMAAFASFHAEAGRKVVLITSGGTKVPLESRTVRFLDNFSSGRRGASSAEYFIDSGYAVIFLHRHRSLYPYTRMFLTINMLDALEFQAGGVPGNTGEVVVNQQVLPNIAKVLKRYEEVKESRLLLPIEFNTLSEYLHLLKAAAQALSTIGSKAMFYLAAAVSDFYIPASEMPEHKIQSSNGPLQLSMKMVPKILSPLVKDWAPQAFVISFKLETDASILLDKARRALDTYRHQAVVANVLDSRRGYVVVVTPETQAELILTEEDVKNEVEIEERIVSNLTSAHDNFITQQVA, encoded by the exons ATGGCTGAACCCAGAATATCGTCTATTGATGGGAAGTTAGCAGAAGAATTTGCTGTTCCCTCCCATGTGGAGGAGGTCAAAGAGAAGATGGCTGCTTTTGCCAGCTTTCATGCAGAAGCAGGCCGAAAGGTGGTTCTCATCACTTCAGGAGGCACCAAGGTTCCCCTGGAGTCCCGCACTGTTCGCTTCCTCGATAACTTCAGCAGTGGCAGGCGAGGAGCCTCCTCTGCAGAGTATTTCATAGACTCTGGTTATGCAGTCATTTTCCTACACAGGCATCGCTCGCTCTACCCCTACACGCGGATGTTTTTAACCATCAACATGCTCGACGCTCTGGAGTTTCAAGCTGGAGGAGTGCCTGGTAATACTGGTGAAGTGGTGGTTAATCAGCAGGTGCTACCGAACATTGCCAAAGTGCTGAAGAGATACGAGGAGGTGAAAGAAAGCAGACTTCTTCTGCCTATTGAGTTCAACACTCTGTCAGAGTATCTGCACCTACTCAAAGCAGCAGCGCAGGCACTCAGCACAATAG GATCAAAGGCTATGTTTTACTTGGCTGCAGCAGTGTCTGATTTCTACATCCCAGCATCTGAGATGCCTGAACACAAAATCCAGTCTTCCAACGGACCTCTTCAG CTGAGCATGAAAATGGTCCCCAAGATATTGTCCCCACTGGTGAAAGATTGGGCACCTCAGGCATTTGTCATATCCTTCAAACTCGAGACGGACGCGTCGATCCTGCTGGACAAGGCTCGACGAGCTCTGGATACCTACAGGCACCAAGCAGTGGTGGCCAACGTACTGGACTCTAGGCGGGGTTATGTGGTGGTGGTGACCCCTGAGACGCAGGCTGAGCTAATCCTCACTGAGGAGGATGTGAAGAATGAGGTGGAGATAGAGGAGAGGATAGTCAGCAACTTGACATCGGCGCACGACAACTTCATAACTCAACAAGTGGCTTGA
- the utp3 gene encoding something about silencing protein 10: MVRAKRGKHAQRPNKDKVYDEDDPEAYNDMPVPDKKSSTYTKDKIDEFHDEKIAKLLARGVQMESDQEEVDDEEEVMPLDLSESEDDEGEEEENEEEGTDMESDLEGRNEDELPNEMAWGRKKKLFYDSDYVTSKGKSQEELEAEEQEEEEEAKNIQKRLAANLSEEDYDLNFFQEFAVEKDESKPVEKEERIVKDLKQMSQKEKMKLLKKESPELLELIQDFKAKLNELKNELQPLMQMVKEGKIPAGKGADYLKTKQQLYLNYCTNISFYLVLKAKRIPAHNHPVIERLLTYRNLINELGTVDARLAPEFRQLLAGGEKNKAGSKQAEGKKSKVSNRKGKESGEAVPEAEEESDSDLDEEEALRFYKEAEERLKLKRKGNNPEDEMMEENEEEEELDPNAKRGITYQMAKNKGLTPKRKKIDRNPRVKHREKFRRAKIRRKGQVREVRHEETRYSGELSGIRAGVKKSVKLK; the protein is encoded by the exons ATGGTTCGAGCAAAACG GGGAAAACACGCACAGAGACCAAATAAGGATAAGGTCTATGATGAAGACGACCCCGAAGCCTACAACGACATGCCTGTCCCTGATAAG aaATCCTCAACATACACAAAAGACAAGATCGATGAGTTTCATGATGAGAAGATTGCA AAACTCCTCGCCCGAGGTGTTCAAATGGAGAGCGACCAGGAGGAAGTGGACGATGAG GAGGAGGTGATGCCCCTGGATCTTTCTGAGTCGGAAGATGATGAaggggaggaagaagaaaatgagGAAGAGGGGACAGATATGGAGAGTGATTTAGAAGGGAGAAATGAGGACG AGCTCCCTAATGAAATGGCCTGgggcagaaagaaaaaactgttCTACGATTCAGATTATGTGACCTCAA AAGGGAAATCACAAGAAGAGTTGGAGGCTGaggaacaagaagaagaagaagaggctaAAAACATCCAAAAACGTTTAGCTGCAAATCTGAGCGAGGAGGATTATGATTTGAACTTTTTTCAG GAATTTGCTGTGGAGAAGGATGAAAGCAAGCCTGTGGAAAAAGAGGAGAGGATTGTGAAAGACCTGAAGCAGATGTCTCAGAAGgaaaaaatgaagcttttgAAGAAAGAGTCACCAGAGCTGCTTGAGCTAATTCAGGACTTCAAGGCAAAG CTTAACGAGCTCAAGAATGAGCTTCAGCCTCTCATGCAAATGGTTAAGGAGGGAAAGATCCCTGCAGGAAAG GGCGCCGATTACCTGAAGACAAAGCAGCAACTTTATCTGAA TTACTGCACAAACATCAGCTTCTACTTGGTGCTGAAAGCAAAGCGGATACCTGCTCACAACCACCCTGTGATTGAAAGACTGCTCACCTACAGAAAT CTCATCAATGAACTAGGCACAGTAGATGCTCGGCTCGCTCCAGAGTTTCGCCAGCTACTAGCTGGTGGAGAGAAAAATAAGGCAGGAAGCAAGCAAGCAGAAGGCAAGAAGTCTAAAGTCTCAAACAGGAAGGGAAAG GAGTCTGGAGAAGCTGTTCCTGAGGCTGAGGAGGAGTCAGACTCTGACCTGGATGAGGAAGAAGCTCTACGCTTCTACAAAGAGGCAGAGGAACGGTTAAAATTAAAGAGGAAGGGCAATAATCCAGAAGATGAAAT GATGGAGGAgaatgaagaagaggaagaattGGATCCAAATGCAAAGAGAGGAATCACTTACCAG ATGGCCAAGAACAAGGGGCTCACGCCGAAAAGGAAGAAAATTGACCGTAATCCCAGAGTCAAGCACAGAGAGAAGTTCAGACGGGCTAAAATCCGCAGAAAGGGACAG GTCCGAGAAGTTCGTCACGAAGAGACGAGATACAGCGGAGAGCTGTCTGGTATTCGTGCTGGTGTCAAGAAGAGTGTCAAACTCAAGTAA